GCTGCAGTAGGttgggagagagaaagcaagcaccccacctcccacccatCATCCCCTTCACCTGCCCACTCACACCCTGATTCTCCCAGTCCCAAGCCATCCCAGCAAGGCACCGCAGTGTTATATAGCAAACTTTTTCCTGGTCCCATCTGGTCTTTGATCCTCCTTGCCATATCCTGGTCTCAGCCAGCTGATCTGGATCCCTCTGCTACTCCTCTCTGACACCAGGAAGCCCTGCCGTAGGCCTTGTCATTCTTGAGCTGGAGTTTTCCTCTCCCAGACCTGTCTGGGGCCCCTCTTTCATGATGGGCTTGTTGCTTTGAACTGCCTAGCCTGAGCAAAGAGCAAACCTAGAGTGTCCGTGCCCCAGCACAGCTGTGACCTTGCTGGTGGATTTACACCTAGGGGTGTACTAGGGGCCCTGGCTTATCCCACGTCTCTGCATTTTGCCTGGTGAGCAGAGCACAAGTGCCTGCTGTCTTCTCCTGCCTCTACCGAGTGCTATTAGGTCATGTCTTTCCCTTTGCAGAGGAGGATAGCTCGAGCCTGGACCTGAATGCAACTCAGACTGGTCAAAACCCCGTGGCCCTGTCTCGAGAGCGACGAAGCCTAGGTGAGTGGCGGGTGTTGCACCTTGTGATTGTTGGGGCACTCACCTGAGCAGCTGTGGGTGGGTGCAGGTGCACGTCTGAGATACATGTGTGGGGGTAGAGGTTATAGCGTGCATCGATGTGTAGACAGATGAGAAGGAGGGTCTGGGCCTCACGTAGGAGCTGGGTGTTACACCccaggagggcaggagagggagTCTGGAGCTCTGCAAGCTGCTCTGCTTTAAATCCCGCTGGTGCTGATTGGCTTTAAAGAAGTGTTATCTCCTGCCTAGGACTGCCGCTGCAGTAAGAAGCATCGTTTTACTGGGGCCTCCTCCACAGAGCGCGGCTCTGTccagggagggagctggaggggtggaagaaggaggaagaacatgtgtgtgtgtgtgagagccGTGTGGGGTCTTTCTCTTCCAGTAGAGGTGGCTGCAGTGGGTTGGTAACAGCTGCAAAGCCCATTTCATCTCCCCTTCTTCTCTTGGCCCTCCGTAgatgctctggcagcagcagagccagctgtCCTCGCGGAGTGCAAGACGCGGGCAGTCGTCTTTGAAATCTCCCGCAACATGGTGGACAGCACCAACGCCAACTTTGTGGTGTGGCCACCCTGTGTGGAGGTTCAGCGCTGCTCCGGGTGTTGCAACAACCGCAACGTGCAGTGTCGCCCCACGCAGATTCGCGTCCGGCATGTCCAGGTAAGGGAGACGcatcctgctgctccctcctccctcagcCCACCTCAATCCCTagcccccaaaaccaaaaccagagcgggtCTCAGGTGCAAGGCTCACACAGCTGTCTGTTCCCTCGCACCCTCTCTGCAGTCGCATCTTCTGCATTAGCCACGCAGCGCTGCAGCCTCTGGCGTGGGGTGATGTCCGTGCCGTCTGCTGGGAGGGCTGGTGCTGTCCAGCAGCTGGGGACTGTCACCATAGCAGAGCTACAGGGCACCGTCCCCTGCCGCAGCTCCACGCCGCGGCTATTTCTGTTCGAGGCGGCCTTGTCTGCTGTGTTAGAGCAGAAGAAACGCGATGCTTTCATCGCGGGAACTGTTTTTGATGCAAAAAGAGGAGGACTTGCAGTGTCAGTCTCCAtcctcccgctgctgctgcagcttcttcccACTGGAGCAGCTTCTCCTCTTTCTCAGCCCCACGGTTACCTCCTGACCCGCTCCAGCAGCAAGCAAGACACCTGACAGCTAACCTCTTGCTCTGATCCTGCCCTCCTCACAGCTACCAGTGATCTCCTCACAGCTTCCTCCCAGacagcttgtttaaaaataatactcaTCCCGTACTAATCCTCTGCTTGAGCCGTAAGAAACTCCCCCAGGCAGGCGGCAGAGGTTGGCTGGGAGAGGTTGTATTCACACAGCGCTTTTCATCAGGAAATTCCTTTCTCAGAAAAGCCAGGCTGAATGAGGGAAAAATGGGGGGGGAGCAGGAGTTGTTTTTGTGGAAAAAACAAGTGAGAGGTCAAAAGCCAGCCTGAAAAAGTGACCTGGAAATGGTTTCTTTGAGGACAGAGGTCTCTCTATTGTTTGGCTGGAAGTGTTTGTCTAGCGAGCAGCGTGTGGTCTGAAGCGTGTGGAGTGGGCTTTCAAGGAAAGATAAACAGCCTGGCTGCTTCGGCGCTGGCTGAAGGATGCTGCTGGGGGCAGTGGGTTTAGAGGAATTCAATCCCAGATGCGCAGCAGAGCAAGTATTTATAGCTTGCGGAGCACTTCAGGGACCGCGGTCTTGTTAGATAAGCTGAGTGGGGTCAGGCCCAGCCGCTCCTGGAGTGGGAGGACCCCCTAGAAAGCTCGTGCCCTGTGGTGGGATGTGGAACAGTGAGTCTTCCCTCTGAGTCAGCACTGGTGGAGAGTCCGAGGGAATTTCCAGAGTACCGCCTTTCCCGTGAAACACAGAGCTGAGGGCTTCAGCCCTGCGAGTTATTAAAGAGCTTGAGACAAATTCAGACAGGCCTCAGCAGAGCTGGTGAAGCTGCGTTTGCTTGCATCGGGCCTGAGGTTTTCTCCTTTTGCCCTTCCTGTAGGATCCTGTGGGAATTAATTCTGGTCGCCCCCAGGTCTCCGCCATCACAGCTGTCAGAAACAGGCTAGCGTGTTCTGCACGTCCCATGTTTCTGTCTGTGATCAGCCGGTCATCCTGCTCAAGCAGCGGCAATAGGAACAGGGAAACAATCAGTCACATCCAAACTTGCCTGGTCTAGGTCTGCTCTGCTGGTGTGTGCAGAATTAGCTCCCATACACACCACCCCTGGATTTGAACCACGCTCTATAAACTGCCTTCTGACCCTTTAGGAAGAAAGCCAGTACTGAAGCATACTGACACTGATTGTTTTTACAGAGTGGGAGCTACAGCTGTATTCATCTTTTGCTTGCCTCCCTCTTCCAAATAGGTGAACAAAATCGAATTTGTCCAGAGGAAGCCAAAATTCAAAAAAGTCGTTGTGCCTTTGGAGGACCATGTGCAGTGTCGGTGTGAAGCAGTGTCCCGTCAGCCCCCCAGGAACAGCCGGCCAGGGCCACGTGAACAGAGACGTAAGGATCTTGGCATTAGTAGAGTGGAGGGAGGCGTGAGAAGAGAGactggggagaaaggaaagagcccTCGGCGGGTTTCAATCTGCTTAGCTCCAGTGAATCCCACGGGCCTTCGCTGGTTTATACCAGCCGATGTCCCAGCAAGGGGCTGGAACTGAGGGAAATGAAGGAGGGGAAGGTGAGAGGTGAGGGGAAGGGCATCGTGGGaaaagggagagagcagagacTGCGGAGAACACAGGATGAGGGACAGAAGAATAGAAGAAGGAGGCTTTGTGGCCCTCCTGTTGCAGAGCTCTTTGTTGATAGCGTGTGGGGAAAGATACTTCAACATGACCCAGCTGCCCCTCGCCGTACAGACACTCTCCCCTCTGTTTTGGCAGGCTCGTCACCATCGTTCACTACAGCCGCTGTCTCACAGAGGCAGCGAGTACGCCGGCCGCCGGCGCAGAAGAGGAAACATAAGAAGTACAAGCATGTCAACGATAAGAAAGTGCTGAAAGAAATCCTCATAGCATAGAAGTgctggcaggggagagagagcacAAGGCAGGTAACACCAAGCTGCTTTTCCAGTTGGGAGAAATGCTCTCCCAGGGCATGGTTCTGCCCGAGCACCTTGGATGCTTCCCACAGCACCAGC
This genomic interval from Calonectris borealis chromosome 1, bCalBor7.hap1.2, whole genome shotgun sequence contains the following:
- the PDGFB gene encoding platelet-derived growth factor subunit B → MPEAGRPRGCLREALPSRGSPSMCPQPAGPEVGMNFGVVFAFILSLPLARLEGDPIPEDIYEILGGSSVRSISDLQRALRIDSVEEDSSSLDLNATQTGQNPVALSRERRSLDALAAAEPAVLAECKTRAVVFEISRNMVDSTNANFVVWPPCVEVQRCSGCCNNRNVQCRPTQIRVRHVQVNKIEFVQRKPKFKKVVVPLEDHVQCRCEAVSRQPPRNSRPGPREQRRSSPSFTTAAVSQRQRVRRPPAQKRKHKKYKHVNDKKVLKEILIA